The genomic DNA ggtgcattcacttgcagctgccattgtcggaattaaacaacacagacggtgcattcacttaaaacaggtagcctcgtggtgcattcacagtaattgtaaaatacccttttcccatctggggttcaacagcaatatactggtgaaataagttattgttattgttatagttattacattattattaaatctttaattttgaccatggccttagcaataaacaagtcactgactgttgtttactacccttatttttcttcttcttcttttttttttaactttattgaaaagtaccggttcaggcaccgtttaggcaccgttttaaaagtttcgatttagcaccggaatcgaaaaaaaaacaaacgataCCCATACCCTACTCCCAACAAAGGTGATTGGTGTAAGAATGCTGCTGTTTTTAAAAACTACGATTTTTGGCTACTAACgataacaaaaacaatgtaatcgagaaaaacaattatttggcGGTTTTTCCCCCCTGTACAGCTttcacaccccccacccccaattACGTctcaactggcatgggaaaactgaATCTGCACATAGAGATAGTTTACTGTGGCCTTGTACTTTTATCAGTTCagacagtgctcacattatgttccagacaaAGCTAAGTGAGAATcagaatctacatgtgggaatgagaaactccctttcagcattgtgagagaaacaaaatataaagaatcatgcttaaatgtaattttgccattaccactcttattttgtcttgtgttctgattgaagaaaaaaaaaagttcaaacaggaaaagtataaagggaaatttcacagttcaaggtgtttgcACTATTGATTTGTTCTAACAGCTTCactgttttttaatttaaaaaattgcagcatctttccaaaagtcagtgaatgagtaatcgtgttaaatatgatttttatttattttcataatcgagcagccctagcaGACAGTGTATTATAGTCTGTAGTTTGGGCATCTCAGTAGTTTTCTTCACCCCCACGGTGTATTTTGGTCTGTAGGCAGCCTttctaatgttaaaaaatgatTGTTTTTATCCAACCAGAAACTTCTAGATGCCTATGAAGAACAGAACGTGGATGCCTATACTGACtcggtgagtttttttttttttgttctttttttagcaTAATAAACAATTCTCTGCAGcagtaaattataaaaaaaaatcctgcacCGACACCAGTGTCCTACAGTGTTTGCGGCTGTATGTGATTTAGTATTTAATGTTTGGTAACTGCTCATTTCTCAGGTGAAGGAATTCGACACCATTTCACGGTTGGACCAGTGGCTCACCACCATGCTTCTCCGCATCAAGAAAACCATCCAGGATGAGGAGAGCGACCTGCGCTGACCCCTCCTGCTCCGGACAAGTCTCAAGCCCTCTACAGCCGACTTGCAGCCTTCTTCTTTTTGCCTTGAGCGTCTCCCCTTTCCTAGCAGCAATCATAATTGTTTGACCATTAGGCCCTTATATTCCCTCTCAGATGCTGTGTTTCTTTGCCACCATCTGCAGTATTTGTTCTTGCCTTTTTAATCCGCTCCGCTCAATGCTCCAAAAATGGCCCTTACAGGTATGAACACTATTTTCCCCCGTGTGCATGCCGCACACAGTATGTTAGTTGTATATTGTTTTGATCCAGGTGTTGGCCCAATATCAGTTAAAATATTCATTATGGGCTGCAATACCTAATACTCATACCAGCACACTTGTGTAAtaaagtttttatttaattaaaattaaagtcTAAAGTATCTAAAATCTATAAAATCTCTAAAAGTATAAAATGGATGAGAGGATGCCAATTTACTCACTTTGatcaacaaaatatgttttccaGAATGTGCTTCAGAATTAACTCGACTGACCAAAATGCCAATATAGactaaagcacacacacacacacacacacacacacacacacacacacacacacacacacacacacacacaggcttttgGTACTTTTGGATGCTCGAGTGTATCAGGGCACCTGTAATAAAACAGCACTTCATGTCAGCTGCAGAGCTTCTCTCCAAGCAGAGAGGCCCAGCGACAGTTTCTGAGGTTATTCCATGGCAAATACCCACTTTGCCTTACACTGCAAAGTTCTCAGGACGTGAACACCTAGAtttgatgaaaaaaagaaatcatgctTTTAGAAGTGTTATCAATTAATTTGCTACTTGTTTCTGTCATTCCCATTTAAAGTGCTTTTATTTCACAAACAAAGGTGAAAGAAGCTCATCACTTTTGTGAAAATTTGCATGGTTTGGTAAGCATGAGAAAACTAGAGCAGCCGTTTTCCAGTGTATAGGAGTTATTTCTTAAgtgcgtgttttttttttttggaaagtcttttgttttctgtcataACTAACCAGGCTGAAAAAAAGGCCTGCATGAAATACAATACATTGAAGAAAAAGGAGCTTTACTGATCTGAACACTGTGCTCATTTACCCTCCGGTGATTTTTCATGAGacatttttacttaaataaTGTGTAAatcagtgatgtttcctgtcaAACGTTTGAATAAACCTGTCTCAGACATCCTGGGCGTGGCCTCCACCTGCCTGCAGACCTGCAGTGATTCCGTTATCAATTTGTATATAAATTAGAATTCAAGTGAAATGTAATCCTGTCCGTTCCTActaaatttataaaaaatgatgTTGGTTCTTGTGAATTATTGCGGAACATTCGTGCAGATGGACTTGAATTTCAGCATATAAACATGTAGCCTAAATACAGAGGCTTGCAAAAGTTTTCATACCccttgaagttttctacatttttgttacattacaaccacaaatgtaaatgcatttcatttggattttATGTGATAGACCAACACAAAGTGGTGCATTATTGTGAAGTGGAAGgaaattcaaatttttttacaaataaaaaactgaaaagcgTGGCGTGCAAAAGCATTCAGCCCCCTTTACTCTTATACCCCTAAATAAAATCCAGTGCAACCAATTGCCTTCAGAAGTCACCTAATTGGTAAACagtccacctgtgtgtaatctaaTCTCAGTATAAATACAGCTGTTCTGTGAAGCCCAAGGAACATACCAGATATTAGCTATTTTGCAAAgaagaatgggcaaaaatgtcagtctctagATGTGCAAAGCTGGTAGAGACATAGACCCCGAAAGACTTGCAGCTGTAATTGCAGTGAAAGGTGGTTCTACAAAGTATTGACTCAGGGGGGGCTACTTTTGCACGccacacttttcagtttttttatttgtaacaaaaaaaaaatatataattttccTTCCACTTCACAATTTATGCGCCACTTTGTGTTGGTCTATCACATAAAATcccaatgaaatacatttacgTTTGCGGTTGTAACGTTTATCGGTGTGTTTTGCCGAAGGCaccgctgcctggaaggcaccgttgggaggcactggttatggttaggtgcctTCCTAtgaggtgccttgaaggcagcggtcgcagcgctgcctggaaggagcagttgggggcaaaaaaacaccatcgagcggtTGTAACGTGACAAAATGTGGAAACGTTCAAGGGgtatgaatacttttgcaagccTCTGTATATAAAGGCCGTCGGGAGAGATGATTAGGGCGAGAGCGGCACTGAAAGACTAGTGGCAGCTGTTCATGGACTAGCCTATAGCCTACTGTTACTGTGACTCGAGCTCATTCCACTTCTGGAAGGAGAGAAGGCACCTGCGTCCCTGACACACCTGGGCGAAGTTTGGAATCAGAAGCATCCGCACGTTTAAATGGCTATGTGGAGCTGCGCTGAACCTAGCTTCAGGTAACCTAACCGGTCACTTCtctattcatttttaaaaaaaaaacaacgggaCCACGGCGCACGTGGACACTTGCCAGGCAGCCTCGCTTCTTTCTTAATTTGTTGACGAAAACGGAACACGGCAACGCGAGTAATTCGCACAGGACCCGGTGTGCTAGTAGTCATGCTTTTAGAAACTGCTCAGTGGTGTTAGAGTAGTCTAGTCTAACCCACTAAGAAACCTCCAGGATTTCGATATAGATTATACCGCTTtaaaaaaatgcccaatgacacgcaacaacatacttgcCGTTATATTTTTGAAGGCTTACGTGCAGTTTAGCGTCACAAATTATTTCccaaaaactgagtgtcccaaatgatgagggtcttatttgagaccGGTTAGGGGTAGTATTAGGGTAgcacaggtggtttagcaggCTAGGATTAGGGGgttagctcgcccctccctcatcccgtcccctccccttcccttctgcgcactaaccccccaactcCCACTCCCAAATCGTTCTTGTTTGTTGGCTGGAAcgctgtttgttgtgtttggtggtgcaggtcggcgcagtttgtttttattgccgTTTGTGGATCCTGGGCTGTCtccagagaccgcgtttttttaacagtgtgttcaggggacaggcagctagcggatagtgaggagatgttgctgtatgtgacaaaaaatgttgtctaaaaaacacgtgacatcgcttagagcacctttaaacaacCATATATAACAATAGCCTTCTCATCTCATTGCATTTAAGCATTGACTATTCAATTCAACATTCACAGCTTTAAATCGTCATGTAGTTTAACTGCAGACATACACCTTTTCCCTTTACAGTATTTCAGAGACTAAATTATTAGAATTATAGTCAAATAATGGTGCCTTCTAGGGGTAGGAATCTTCACTGGGTTCAACGattcaaatcaattcgatatcacgatgcgtcacctcctcaatattaatatatattacttttcatcaacaaattaaAGCAGTCAGATATGTCTGAACTCTCCATTTTTAATGTATCTTctcttaaaaaagacacttcctgaatgtatcGGAGTCTGAACACcgcagacaacagacaaaaggcagaaACGACAAAAGCAGTGACCGGAGAATCAACAAGCACCATCAGTgggcaataatcgattatgtctgtcactgcatcgatgtCCGGGTCCGCATCGTGATGTatcgatgcaatgattaatttcaacacccttAGCATGTAAGGGTAATACAGGGTTTGGATTAATGCATATATTTCCCCATCAAATGTTACGGTTGAAAGTTGTTTGTTTATGCTTAATAGCGTTTGTAGTTTGATGTGGCAAACACATTTGACAGATTTTAGCAATAGTAACAAGCTACAAAAGGTAAAGTGATAAAGATGATGTTCCCCCTGATTCAGCAGAATCTCATCAGCTGAGCAGTAGTTTGGATCAACATTCCCAAATAGTTGGCTGCATTAAAAATGCTTGGCAACAGAAGCTTGGGTCTCAGGAGGTTAAAGGTTTCAACCGGTGTCTTTGTAACTCAGTGTGCTTAAGTCTCGGCAGGTTGATCCAATTTTACAAATAGGCCTTTAGGTTGCCATCCGTAATGGCCTGTAACTTGGTAACCATTTGCATTTCATGTTTCCAACTTATGCTTAAATTCATACACCTCAGAATGTATTGTGAGGCTGTTTAATCAGGAAGCCCCCTCAGGGCTCACTGTAACTGCTTATTTGTACAAAGCCGGTTTGCTCCTAATTAAACCCCTGGGAGAATGGTGTTTTCAGGTGCGTCCCATCAGAGTATAGCTTCAGGCTACCTTTTTGCAAGACCACATAACCTGCGGCAAATTTAGACACCACCGTGACATTTaactgtaattttacatatCAGTACTAAAAGCGGCTCTGTTtttctccagaaagtgccaggGGTTTGGGATATTTTTGCTCACCTCATACTGAAAACAACGCAACCTTGAAACAATGAGATTATTGTTTAGAAGGCATGCCAGTGTTGATTATGTGCCTCTCTCAGCATTTAAAAATGTGCTAAATGTCAAAGGATGAGAATAAAAAAGCAGCCAAACTCATttacttttaaaggtcccatgacttggtgctctttggatgcttttatatagaccttagtggtcccctaacactgtatctgaagtctcttttatatagaccttagtggtcccctaacactgtatctgaagtctcttacccgaaattcagccttgagccagtcccacaatgagctttccttaggatgtgccatttctgtgtctgtagctattgaggaggagagaggtggggcaaggtggagggtgggggtgtggccttgaccaactgccactttgctcgtttgaaagccatgatgtctctctctcatgggtgggccaaattctctgggcgggcaaagcagagaaaggggaggtaaccttgctccttatgacctcataaggagaagattcctgattggtccatctgagctttcattttctcaaaggcagagcaggatacccagggcttggtttacacctatcaccatttctagccactgggggaccataggcaggctgggggaactcatattaatgttaaaaaacctccattaagtgaaattttcatgccatgggacctttttaatatgtaaatatatgtgtataatttaaaagaaaataatgtttAAGTGTGGTTTGACAAAACAATGGGAACATCTGGCAGTATAACTCACAATTTGCATTTAATGCTATACTTATTGAAGCTAATTGTAAATTTCTATTGAGGTTCAAAAGCTGTGAAGTTTGCAATGTGTTGATTTACATGAAGGTGTCGtataatttatttctgtttgCAGGTACACACAGTGTGTCGCCTGTTGACAGAGACTGTGTAATGTGGAGACGATAACACGCCAGGTCCCAGGGCCATCTCCCACGAAAGATGATCCATTTCTAGGAACGGCACACCAGATATAGCCTGGTGTACTCCCCTCGAGCCAATGAGACGTATTAAAACCTTAAGTGTCGTGGTTGTCCTGGCCACTTTGTTCCTGATCTACTTCTACTCGACACTCCACCTGGAGACGGCCTACAGCCGCAGGGCTGGACCCGGCGGGCTCCAGAAGCATCCCAGCCGCCAGGTTCAAGACAGCGATGTGAAGACACCATCCTCCACCACACCTCACCCTGATGTCCACGATGTGTCCGTCTCTGATGTCCTCAGAGAGACCATCCCTCGCAACGGCGCGTACTGGAACCGCCTGCTCTACGCTGCCCTCCGGAATCTGGACAAGGGAGAAGATCCTTTCAGACGTGACACCAATTGGTCCGGCTGCAGGGAGACGAATCAAGAGCTTCTGCAGAACAACGTGCACGACTTTGCCTCCTACCCAGTCTTATTCCAGGACTTTTTGCAGGGCATGAAGTGCAGGACCCCTCCAGTCCTGCTCAATCAACCCAACAAGTGCATCTCTGGCGACGGGAAGGGAGACAACCAGACCTTCCTGCTTTTTGCTATCAAGTCAAACCCTGGGAACTTTGAGCGGAGGCAGGCGGTGCGGGAGACCTGGGGGCGAGAGGGGACGCATCAGAGTGGACTGCGAGTGCGCACTGTGTTTCTGCTGGGTAGCCCCCCGCTGGACGACCCCCACCTCGCCCCACTGCTGTCATTTGAAGCAAGCCACTTTAAGGACCTGGTGCAGTGGGACTTCCACGAGTCGCTCTTGAACCTGACGCTCAAAATGAACACGTTCCTCCAGTGGCTACTGAAAACCTGCCCCAGCGCCTCCTTCGTCTTTAGCGGGGACGACGACGTGTTTGTGAACACGCCGGCGGTACTCGGCTACCTGCGGTCTCTGGAGCCTTCCAAGGCCTCTCGGTTGTATGTAGGACATGTCATAAGCACAGCAAATCCCCTCAGGGACCCTACAAGCAAGTACTACGTTCCCCTGAGCTTCTACGACGGCCCATACCCTGCGTACGCCGGCGGGGGCGGTTTTCTGATCTCTGGAGCGTTGCTGCAACGCCTACACTCAGTTTCACGCGTCATTCCTTTTTTCCCCATCGACGACGTCTACACTGGGATGTGCATTAAGGCTGTGGGGGTTTCTCCGGAGGCAAACAACGGCTTTCAGACATTTGACGTCAAGGAGGAGGATCGTGAGAACCTGTGTGTACATAAGAGTCTTCTTCTGATTCACCAGCGCTCCCCACAGCAGACCAAGAAGCTGTGGAAGGGCATTCACAGCCCCTTGTTGACTTGTTGAAtagcagtgttgtataaagtactagaaagcaatacttgagtaaagtacaagtatcatactagaaaaagactttggtagaagtgaaagttacctttttagaatattacttaagtaaaagtcttaaagtatctgatatatactgtacttaagtatcaaaagtaattttttttttttttttaaagcaagcggttagaacttttattttggctttcttatagtaaagcataaagcatattcagggttcccatatcttcttaatctcactcatcaaatcaaaatcacattcttttctaggacttttcaggcacaattatcttaagttcaaagaacaaacagcagatttttagagctgacatcaatgtacagaaacatttcttgcaacacaggtgtatgacgttatcttcaccactaccctgttcaccgagttcaccactatcgtcggggtggtcgcagggctcaacataaaaaaaaatccccactggcccccggggccagtagatcagagttttgctggccccttctacatttttactggccctgaaagaaatatcataggtatgattggaaaaggataaaaaagcaggaaaatatacgctgcacctatgctttagaaaatggttctaaccagctagccactgccactggatgttgtgccattagcagcaaagctagaccaggggtcatcaactacatttttccaagggccagaatctTTTTAAGCAGGcactccaggggccggactttcaaataacgaaaataaaattatacctaatacacatcatcttgtttgatattttcactttcttactaaattaatgctatattttttatattagtaagcaaacccctaaaaacatggaaaatccataatgataactagataggctacttaactagaaaatgatctccgattagtcctgtatgcctaatttgaaataagacaattctgttgctaaataatacaaccggcaacatcgTCAAGAATGTAGAACgctgcgtcattcacgtgcatattaagtagccacgtgtatttgttttggtcttataatacatccataccgctccagcggagaggatggctcgtttagacagcagctacgtttacaagagtttgtccaaagttcaagattggttgcaaattaagacaaacagttagactacaaactgacttctttcattttagctcgtttgtaaagtcgctatttgcagagtagagctgtgtttgcacagcgcggtggacgagagtggacagcgcagactgaaggcctttttatagttgtgcgtagaatcgacggcgtagggtccggcgtagacgcaaacccctctgcgtctacgccggaccctacgccgtagcctgacgtgcacctctcgaaaaatgtaactacacgtagCGGCGACGCACGtagctcggccgtggcttggtagcgttgtatttctcccgactcatttcctggttctccttctccataaacaacatgaaatcaaggagagggttaacttttcctgctacagatttcccaccgtggtcagaaagaacagaggagacactttgtttctctcactaggactctagagtcgctactcgctccgaaggtaatcgccggcactctctcacttctctctaccacacactccccacacacacacacacacacacacacacacacacacacacacacacacacacacacacgcagctcgacgcacacaccagcgcacaagtataaacatcaggccactttttaaggctacggcgagagctctgcgtggagccgacgcacaactgtaaaaaggccttgagatatggtttctacgtgtttctgcctgtagaacaggtaggtgggttattgataagtattgactcattatggaggttttattgtaggctacctacttacagtaacgagtgtagttcatctgcgccatcggcggtaaataatcctcggtaacgtttccactcagtacatgtgctgcgtgaagtaacgcacacaccagtgactgtggctgcaaccagcccgacatacgtttttactggccccgggccatcgggccattgcttatgtcgagcctggtcgtctacgataacgggaggtcctccagtaggtgctcgtgcttccatggcggtttcagttgtgcgtcctcctcctcctttagcaacaaacaagcgctgaaatagagcgcgcggcgtgcggagcgtgcgtaatgcaatctaggagcagtgattcgccaaacctcccttattgcagtcgcacacatttcttctaattttattttttagtaacgagtaacgaagatgcttagtggaaatataacggagtaaaagtatacattttatctaggaaatgtagtggaaatgtagtggagtaaaagtgaaagttgacattaatttaaatagcgaagtaaagtacagatacgtgaaatttctacttaagtacagtaacgaagtatttgtactccgttacattacaacaggaaggaggtttaacaaactctgagtctaaccctgatctctgagttgatttaccctaaGATGGGGAAACTcttgagttttcggttccagaacagctgatttgagttggttcaatcaaatCGGAGTAGGTTGATTCAGAGttaagcgcgtgcaccaccacaataaaaaggcagcacgaatggagccatgatactacgattcaccatggtcaCAACCACAAAcaggtcggcggaaatactcatgcgcacaaacagcgagtttgaatatatatttacttAAAAAAGCGACACAggggctgctgcaaaagagagagaatttgcatgggagaaaattgctgctagagtaaatgcgtaagttccaatatagtgtattaaaatcatatttaatcatgagtataatattactggtgaaatggtattgaacctatacaattttatttatactatcagttcataacaagagttatttagagacactttacagatagagtaggtctagactacactctataatttacaaagacccaacaattccagtaattcccccaagaagATTAATCATTTCATtgaggtgcaatcctgcgggcgaaaaagtactAGTCctattctgaggctgcagcaccatcattaccagaattataattcataatattttatttcaaagggttacacatggatgtatttagggtttacatcattcacgtttcagagcgagtcgcTTTGCTATACAGTGGCTTTGCTAATATTCTCCGCATCACCCacgttgtaaagaaaactgccgtttgcaaaaaaacgtaatgcgacacctGATAtgctgggatgtagagcatgtccacgatgggtgacgtgagtgatatgaggacggataaggttatgtagcctaggctacataactgatagactgggaagaaaaacgataccccTCAAATAAGAagttatctggaaatgaaaatgcatctatagtcggggcctcaatatcatctcccgacgtatgcttaactccctgcgaagtaatacagcttcttcatcaacgggatcgtcgacataaggaaatgccatgttttgagatcatatttagttttttatataATCTGCCTAATACAGTTAACAAACCAAccctgtttattttatttatgcagataaactgcgctaaaatgcgcctgatccagactgaatgaggaaatgagagagcgctgtgtcagagggaggagacagaagaaaacCTGCTTCCATTATTGtccattacactgccacttaaaataaaaaaaataaaaagaactgAATCAAGAATATTAAAGTTTCATAGTTTATTTTTTCACAAAACACCAAACATGATTGTACAGTTCTGGGATTTAGAATAGTGTGTAACAGCATTACAGCATACAAACCCATCTAAAATCTGGGTGTGTATACTAAAAACCattcaaatagtttttttcttttttttttttttaaacaacaagtTTGTCAGTCACCTTAATGATACACAAGGAAATGTTTTAAATACCAGGATCACTGGAGAGGACAGTTACAGGAAAGGGAACATTAACAACATGGGTACAATTCTAACGATTATTGCTCGATTTGTCAGTTTCAAACTGCACcagctgttttttttgctgctctGCAAAAAGAACAGTGGTAACTTTGGGAACGAGAGTGTGATTTAATAATCATTAAAGAGCTCTACTATGGACAGCAAATCTATTAACTTAAGGCACCAAACCCAGAGGCATGAAGGACAATATTTTTCGTTCTTCCTAAGTTGTGCAGAAAGAAATGACACACGTCATATCAAAACTATATTTGTATGAATACAGTAAAAGGTGTGCAACAGTTTGTTAGTCTCAATTGTCACCCACTCCCACATTTAGTCAGCAAATTGCAAGTGGTTCCACCCTGTGGATGCAGTTATTTATCGTACAGGTCGAGTGGGTAGTGCTCTTTGTATTGCTGCACGTGCCTCCACATGGATTCTCTCTGCTTGTTCAGACCGGGCGTCATCTCCTGGTACACGTCGGTGAACATCAGCTCTACGTTGGGCTTCAGGCGTTTCTCGGCCCTCTCGAATGCCTCCATCACCGTCTTGCGCGACTGCTTCCGCCAGCTCCTCTCGTCGTCCTCACTCCACCAGCCGCGGGCCGTCATGTAGTGTCTCAG from Perca fluviatilis chromosome 2, GENO_Pfluv_1.0, whole genome shotgun sequence includes the following:
- the b3gnt2l gene encoding N-acetyllactosaminide beta-1,3-N-acetylglucosaminyltransferase 2 is translated as MRRIKTLSVVVVLATLFLIYFYSTLHLETAYSRRAGPGGLQKHPSRQVQDSDVKTPSSTTPHPDVHDVSVSDVLRETIPRNGAYWNRLLYAALRNLDKGEDPFRRDTNWSGCRETNQELLQNNVHDFASYPVLFQDFLQGMKCRTPPVLLNQPNKCISGDGKGDNQTFLLFAIKSNPGNFERRQAVRETWGREGTHQSGLRVRTVFLLGSPPLDDPHLAPLLSFEASHFKDLVQWDFHESLLNLTLKMNTFLQWLLKTCPSASFVFSGDDDVFVNTPAVLGYLRSLEPSKASRLYVGHVISTANPLRDPTSKYYVPLSFYDGPYPAYAGGGGFLISGALLQRLHSVSRVIPFFPIDDVYTGMCIKAVGVSPEANNGFQTFDVKEEDRENLCVHKSLLLIHQRSPQQTKKLWKGIHSPLLTC